In a single window of the Micrococcaceae bacterium Sec5.7 genome:
- a CDS encoding response regulator produces MINVLIVDDDFMVAKVHAGFIQRTPGFAVVGVAHTGAQALVETQRLQPDLVLLDIHLPDINGLDLMQRLREAAPELDVLVISAAREVDTVRRALRGGIVHYLIKPFSQTDLQERLEHYRSAYQGLDSSKDVAEQSDVNRVFGLDRTERPLPKGCSAETMQLVERVLHSAVSDLSAAEVAMLLGTSRVSARRYLEHLNDEERVDVKLKYGVGRPERRYAWKAE; encoded by the coding sequence ATGATCAACGTCCTGATCGTTGACGATGACTTCATGGTGGCCAAAGTGCACGCCGGGTTCATCCAGCGCACCCCGGGTTTCGCCGTCGTGGGGGTGGCCCATACCGGCGCCCAGGCGCTCGTGGAGACACAACGGCTGCAACCCGATCTTGTCCTCCTGGACATCCACCTTCCGGACATCAACGGGCTGGATCTGATGCAGCGCCTGCGCGAGGCCGCACCCGAACTGGACGTGCTGGTGATAAGCGCCGCCCGGGAGGTTGATACCGTCAGGCGGGCCCTCCGCGGCGGCATTGTGCACTATCTCATCAAGCCCTTCTCGCAAACGGACCTGCAGGAACGGCTGGAGCACTACCGCAGCGCATATCAGGGCCTGGATTCGTCCAAGGATGTGGCGGAACAATCGGACGTCAACCGGGTGTTCGGCCTGGACCGCACCGAGCGGCCCCTCCCCAAAGGCTGCAGCGCCGAGACAATGCAGCTCGTGGAACGCGTCCTACACTCCGCCGTGTCCGACCTTTCTGCCGCGGAAGTGGCCATGCTGCTGGGTACGTCGAGGGTCAGCGCTCGGCGCTATCTCGAACACCTCAACGACGAGGAACGCGTGGACGTGAAGCTCAAATACGGCGTGGGCCGCCCCGAACGCCGCTACGCCTGGAAAGCGGAGTAA
- a CDS encoding ATP-binding protein, which yields MGEESALDEVTAVRGVITDQHPLDLHALGLAGCIDRLTAPLRRHGTVVHWETPHHGLEIPAASAALLYQAARETLSNAFKYAEASELTVHLAAVSHGIRLAVTDDGTGFDSEAATSGRHHGIGLRLMSVAVHEAGGSMDIASSPGNGTCVTVTLPLD from the coding sequence ATGGGGGAAGAATCAGCTCTTGACGAAGTCACCGCGGTCCGCGGTGTCATCACGGATCAGCATCCGTTGGACTTACACGCGCTCGGGCTTGCCGGCTGCATTGATCGACTGACAGCTCCGCTCCGCCGGCACGGGACTGTGGTGCACTGGGAGACACCGCACCATGGCCTTGAAATCCCCGCCGCTTCCGCAGCTCTGCTCTACCAAGCCGCCCGTGAAACCCTGAGCAACGCCTTCAAGTATGCAGAGGCCTCCGAACTCACTGTCCACCTCGCAGCCGTCAGCCACGGCATCCGGCTGGCTGTCACCGACGACGGCACCGGCTTCGACAGCGAAGCCGCCACGAGCGGCCGGCACCACGGAATCGGACTGCGGCTGATGTCTGTGGCCGTGCACGAGGCCGGCGGCTCCATGGACATTGCCTCCAGCCCCGGAAACGGCACGTGCGTGACCGTGACTTTGCCTCTGGACTGA
- a CDS encoding glutamine amidotransferase, which yields MKPFLLLASRAEDAAAEDEYQAYLRYGGLEPGRLKRIRMEAGPLPDLELSDYSGVIVGGSPFTSSDPAEHKSEAQHRVERELSGLLDRIVAEDFPFLGACYGVGTLGLHQGAIIDRTYGEQLGGVTISLTAEGLRDPLLDGMPEQFTAFTGHKEACTVLPSHALLLASSAACPVHMFRIKNNLYATQFHPELDAEGLVTRIDIYRHAGYFPPEQAEELMDAARQFSATEPMKILRNFVAHYAA from the coding sequence GTGAAACCGTTTCTGTTGCTGGCCTCGCGGGCCGAGGATGCCGCCGCCGAGGACGAGTACCAGGCGTACCTCCGGTACGGCGGGCTTGAACCGGGCCGGCTGAAGCGCATTCGAATGGAGGCCGGCCCCTTGCCGGATCTCGAGCTGTCCGACTATTCCGGCGTGATCGTGGGCGGGAGCCCCTTCACTTCAAGTGATCCGGCAGAGCACAAAAGCGAGGCGCAGCACCGGGTGGAGCGTGAGCTGTCCGGGCTGCTGGACCGGATCGTGGCCGAGGATTTCCCGTTTCTGGGTGCGTGTTACGGGGTGGGAACGCTTGGCCTGCACCAGGGGGCAATTATCGACCGGACCTATGGCGAGCAGCTGGGCGGTGTGACCATCAGCCTGACCGCCGAAGGCCTGCGGGACCCGCTGCTGGACGGGATGCCGGAGCAGTTCACCGCATTCACCGGCCACAAGGAAGCGTGCACTGTCCTTCCGTCCCACGCGCTGCTCCTCGCGAGCTCGGCAGCGTGCCCGGTGCACATGTTCCGGATCAAGAACAACCTGTACGCCACGCAGTTCCACCCTGAACTTGATGCCGAAGGGCTCGTCACGCGCATCGACATCTACCGCCACGCCGGGTATTTTCCTCCTGAACAGGCAGAAGAGCTGATGGACGCAGCCCGGCAGTTCAGCGCAACGGAGCCGATGAAGATCCTGCGGAATTTCGTGGCGCACTATGCCGCGTAA
- a CDS encoding WYL domain-containing protein: MRETSSRLLKLLALMQARPAWPGPELAERLNVSTRTVRNDIDRLRGLGYPVDAVRGAAGYYRLGAGANLPPLLLDDEEAVAVAVGLRTGSGVKGMEETSARALAKLEQVLPHRLRRQVTAINSATSKGPDNTGSNVKEPEVDPAVLGTIAGAIRDRHYLRFRYNTPKGGTPESAERFSELVEPYRLVSWVRYSYLVGREQKTGAWHTYRVDWLDLSMPTGRRFAPEPLPGEDYTSFVLRDVASTGWKVHARITVFASAEEVLSRIHAAVGIVESVDESTCVLVTGADSLEVIAVYIGMLGLDFKVSEPAGLVEHLRLLGQRYAKAID, encoded by the coding sequence ATGCGTGAGACTTCCTCCCGGCTCCTGAAGCTTTTGGCTCTGATGCAGGCGCGTCCGGCCTGGCCGGGCCCGGAATTGGCCGAAAGGCTGAACGTGAGCACCCGCACCGTCCGCAATGACATCGACCGCTTGCGGGGGCTCGGCTACCCGGTGGACGCTGTCCGCGGAGCGGCCGGTTATTACCGGCTGGGGGCAGGCGCGAATCTTCCCCCGCTGTTGCTGGACGACGAGGAAGCCGTTGCCGTGGCTGTTGGTCTGAGGACCGGGAGCGGCGTCAAGGGCATGGAGGAAACCAGCGCCCGTGCACTGGCAAAACTCGAGCAGGTATTGCCCCATCGCCTGCGCCGCCAGGTGACCGCCATCAATTCGGCCACGTCGAAGGGCCCTGACAATACGGGCAGCAACGTCAAGGAACCCGAAGTGGATCCGGCTGTGCTGGGGACGATCGCCGGTGCCATCCGGGACCGGCACTACCTCCGTTTCCGGTACAACACACCGAAGGGCGGCACACCGGAAAGTGCGGAACGATTTTCCGAACTCGTCGAACCGTACCGGCTGGTGAGCTGGGTCCGTTATTCGTACCTGGTGGGTCGCGAGCAGAAGACGGGGGCCTGGCACACGTATCGGGTGGACTGGCTGGATTTGAGCATGCCCACCGGCCGCCGCTTTGCCCCTGAGCCGCTGCCCGGTGAGGACTATACGAGCTTTGTGCTGCGCGACGTCGCTTCGACGGGATGGAAGGTGCACGCGCGCATCACCGTCTTTGCATCCGCGGAGGAAGTACTCTCCCGCATCCATGCCGCCGTCGGGATTGTTGAATCCGTTGACGAGTCCACGTGCGTGCTGGTGACGGGAGCGGACAGCCTCGAGGTCATCGCCGTCTACATCGGCATGCTCGGGCTCGACTTCAAGGTGTCGGAGCCGGCCGGCCTGGTTGAGCACCTTCGCCTGCTCGGCCAGCGCTACGCCAAGGCGATTGACTAG
- a CDS encoding epoxide hydrolase family protein — translation MNTMKQSPAAIRPFKIDVDQADLDDLSSRLARTRLPQAAPGDDWDYGTPNHYLEEMVDRWVNIFDWRAQETRMNEFPHYLTEIEGQRVHFIHVPSAVPDATPLLLTHTYPGSFIDFLDMIGPLTDPEAHGGCAADAFSVVVPSIPGFGFSTPLKERGWTMARVARTFDTLMRRLGYESYGTHGSDGGAMVARELGLMNPDGFLGLHTLQLFSFPSGDPAEFEKFGPKDYEALAHLEWFQSVGGYNGINSTRPQTVAVGISDSPVGQLAWNELFNSFGNGTSLVTADQILTEVSLYWLTNTSAAAGRYHYEEARAGATPAVNSAPTGVAVFADDFQTIRPLAERDNSNIVHWSEFEKGGHFAALEFPELLAKDIATFFTGLRN, via the coding sequence ATGAACACGATGAAGCAATCCCCCGCAGCCATCCGTCCCTTCAAAATCGACGTCGACCAGGCCGATCTGGATGACCTCAGCTCCCGCCTCGCCCGCACCCGGCTCCCCCAGGCAGCCCCGGGTGATGACTGGGACTACGGCACACCCAACCACTACCTCGAGGAAATGGTGGACCGCTGGGTCAACATTTTCGACTGGCGCGCCCAGGAAACCCGGATGAACGAGTTTCCGCACTACCTGACTGAGATTGAGGGCCAAAGGGTTCACTTCATCCACGTGCCGTCCGCAGTCCCGGACGCAACCCCGCTGCTGCTGACGCACACCTACCCCGGTTCCTTCATCGATTTCCTGGACATGATCGGGCCGCTGACCGATCCGGAAGCGCACGGCGGCTGCGCCGCGGACGCGTTCTCCGTCGTCGTACCTTCAATTCCCGGATTCGGTTTCAGCACCCCGCTGAAGGAACGCGGCTGGACCATGGCCCGGGTGGCCCGGACCTTCGATACCCTGATGCGCCGGCTCGGCTACGAAAGCTATGGAACGCACGGCAGCGACGGCGGCGCGATGGTTGCCCGGGAACTCGGATTGATGAACCCCGACGGATTCCTGGGGCTCCATACCCTGCAGCTGTTTTCCTTCCCCTCGGGCGATCCCGCCGAGTTCGAAAAGTTCGGACCCAAGGACTACGAGGCGCTGGCACACCTCGAGTGGTTCCAATCGGTGGGCGGCTACAACGGCATCAACTCGACGCGGCCCCAGACCGTGGCCGTGGGCATTTCCGACTCACCCGTCGGGCAGCTTGCCTGGAATGAGCTGTTCAACAGCTTCGGGAACGGAACCAGCCTGGTCACTGCCGACCAGATCCTGACGGAGGTCTCGCTGTACTGGCTGACCAACACGTCTGCGGCAGCCGGCCGGTACCACTACGAGGAGGCGCGCGCCGGGGCCACTCCCGCGGTCAACTCGGCACCGACAGGGGTCGCGGTTTTCGCCGATGACTTCCAGACCATCCGGCCGCTGGCCGAGCGCGACAACAGCAACATTGTGCACTGGAGCGAGTTCGAGAAGGGCGGCCACTTCGCGGCCCTCGAGTTCCCGGAACTCTTGGCGAAGGACATCGCCACGTTCTTCACCGGGCTGCGCAACTGA
- a CDS encoding cation diffusion facilitator family transporter, producing MRRQMPPSGHDVRPHPHGHAEHGEDEGHHHGHEHGPHGHVHGTGLKGWLRELFVPHSHDSADSIDEAMEASGQGIRAVKISLLGLGATSLFQLVIVLISGSVALLADTVHNFSDALTAVPLWIAFLLGRRAATRTYTYGFGRAEDLAGLFIVAMIALSAVVAAVESIRRFFEPQPVQNLGWVLAAGLVGFAGNELVAIYRIRIGRKIGSAALVADGIHARTDGFTSLAVVAGVVGIWLGFPLADPIVGLLISAAIAVLLWGTVRDIGRRLMDGVDPAFTDRLTSLVEVLAPEGSSSRLRWTGHRLHAEITITATPGMKLDNFADLAAGIERATRAALSNIASVTVVPRVPV from the coding sequence ATGAGACGGCAGATGCCGCCTTCCGGCCACGACGTGCGCCCGCATCCGCACGGACATGCTGAACACGGCGAGGACGAGGGCCACCATCATGGCCATGAGCACGGGCCGCACGGGCACGTCCATGGCACAGGTCTCAAAGGATGGCTACGGGAGCTGTTCGTGCCGCACTCCCACGACTCCGCCGATTCCATCGACGAAGCCATGGAGGCCAGTGGCCAGGGCATCCGCGCCGTCAAGATATCCCTGCTCGGGCTCGGCGCCACATCGCTCTTCCAGCTCGTCATCGTCCTGATCAGCGGCTCCGTCGCGTTGCTGGCCGACACCGTCCACAACTTTTCCGACGCCCTGACCGCAGTCCCGCTCTGGATCGCCTTCCTGCTCGGACGCCGCGCCGCCACCCGCACCTACACGTACGGCTTCGGACGGGCCGAAGACCTGGCCGGGCTGTTCATCGTGGCGATGATCGCGCTGTCCGCTGTCGTGGCAGCCGTCGAATCCATCCGCCGCTTCTTTGAACCCCAGCCCGTCCAGAATCTGGGCTGGGTGCTGGCCGCCGGGCTCGTCGGCTTCGCCGGCAATGAACTTGTCGCGATCTACCGGATTCGTATCGGCAGGAAGATCGGCTCCGCCGCGTTGGTCGCTGACGGGATCCACGCCCGCACAGACGGATTCACGTCGCTGGCTGTCGTCGCCGGCGTCGTCGGCATATGGCTCGGATTCCCCCTCGCGGACCCGATCGTGGGGCTGCTCATCTCCGCAGCCATCGCCGTGCTGCTCTGGGGAACCGTCCGCGACATCGGTCGCCGGCTCATGGACGGGGTCGACCCAGCCTTCACAGACAGGCTCACATCGCTGGTCGAAGTCCTTGCTCCGGAGGGATCGTCGTCACGGCTGCGTTGGACGGGACACCGCCTGCACGCCGAGATCACCATCACGGCAACCCCGGGCATGAAGCTGGACAACTTCGCCGATCTGGCCGCCGGCATTGAACGAGCCACCCGCGCCGCACTCTCCAACATCGCGTCGGTCACAGTCGTGCCCCGAGTTCCTGTTTGA
- a CDS encoding metalloregulator ArsR/SmtB family transcription factor — MNADTNACIRTPDSQHVELAVEVFAMLADVTRVRLILALRHGELPVNALAEIAGKSAAAVSQHLAKMRLARMVATRQEGTKVYYRLQDGHAWQLVANAIHQAEHALGTAPHHSAVPHDAGGEAKA, encoded by the coding sequence ATGAATGCAGATACGAATGCTTGCATCCGCACCCCAGACAGTCAGCACGTCGAGCTCGCGGTGGAAGTCTTTGCCATGCTGGCGGATGTCACTCGCGTCAGGCTGATCCTCGCCCTTCGCCACGGCGAACTGCCCGTCAACGCCCTCGCCGAAATAGCCGGCAAGTCCGCTGCTGCCGTCTCCCAGCACCTGGCCAAAATGCGGCTGGCCCGTATGGTCGCCACCCGCCAGGAAGGCACCAAGGTCTACTACAGGCTCCAGGACGGCCATGCCTGGCAGCTGGTCGCGAATGCGATCCACCAGGCTGAACACGCCCTCGGCACTGCCCCGCACCACAGTGCCGTCCCCCATGACGCCGGCGGGGAGGCTAAGGCATGA
- a CDS encoding heavy-metal-associated domain-containing protein, with protein MCGTENRKELPLASSSSGCGCCSTDAVEGSLTGTGDAEYAVEGLSCGHCVETVQQAVSALDGVDAATVELVPGGLSRLVVSGAAADTAVRDAVTSAGYSLVAS; from the coding sequence ATGTGTGGAACAGAAAACCGGAAAGAATTGCCGCTGGCCTCCTCCTCGTCCGGCTGCGGCTGCTGCTCAACCGATGCCGTGGAAGGCTCGTTGACCGGCACCGGCGACGCCGAATACGCTGTCGAAGGGCTTAGCTGCGGGCATTGCGTGGAGACTGTTCAACAGGCCGTCTCAGCACTGGACGGCGTGGACGCCGCAACCGTCGAACTCGTTCCCGGCGGTTTGTCCCGCCTGGTTGTTTCCGGAGCTGCCGCTGATACGGCGGTCCGTGACGCCGTCACCTCCGCCGGATACAGCCTGGTCGCCAGCTAG
- a CDS encoding heavy metal translocating P-type ATPase codes for MEDHTKHHNHQGAAVATDLERPRHEGHSTQDDHAVHSHGQHAGHSTAMFKNRFWLTLALAVPVVYFSPMFGHLLGFIPPVFPGSAWIAPVLGTVIFLYGGQPFLQGGLNELKSRSPGMMLLIGMAISVAFVASWVTSLGIGSFDLDFWWELALLVAIMLLGHWIEMRALGSARGALDALAALLPDEAERITGAGTETIRVSELSAGDIVLVRSGARMPADGTVIDGQAEFDESMITGESKTVPRSPGDPVVAGTVATDNTVRVRVTAVGDDTALAGIRRLVAEAQESSSKAQALADRAAAFLFYFAAGAGVITFVVWTLLGSVPEAVTRTVTVLVIACPHALGLAIPLVIAISTEQAARVGVLIKNRMALERMRTVDVVLFDKTGTLTKGEPELKDTAGVDGVSRNEVLALAAAVEADSEHPVAQAIVRAAREQGLKIPPATGFTSLTGRGVRATIDGRTLAVGGPALLRELGTAEPAALAESTRAWMDRGAAVLHIVGGNRILGAVSLEDAVRPESRQAVAALQNRGIKVAMITGDAQQVAQAVAAELNIDEVFAEVLPADKDKKVAELQARGLKVAMVGDGVNDSPALARAEVGIAIGAGTDVAMESAGVVLAGNDPRAVLSMVDLSRASYRKMWQNLVWATGYNVISVPLAAGVLAFAGVVLSPAAGAVLMSVSTIVVALNAQLLRRVKLNPARVR; via the coding sequence ATGGAAGACCACACCAAGCACCACAACCATCAGGGGGCTGCCGTGGCAACAGACCTGGAGCGCCCCCGCCACGAAGGCCACAGCACGCAGGATGACCATGCGGTGCACAGCCATGGCCAGCATGCCGGGCACAGCACGGCGATGTTCAAAAACAGGTTCTGGCTGACCCTGGCCCTGGCCGTGCCAGTGGTGTACTTCAGCCCGATGTTCGGTCACCTCCTCGGCTTCATACCGCCCGTTTTCCCGGGTTCGGCCTGGATCGCCCCGGTCCTGGGGACGGTGATCTTCCTCTACGGAGGCCAGCCGTTCCTGCAGGGCGGGCTGAATGAACTGAAATCCCGGAGCCCGGGCATGATGCTGCTGATCGGCATGGCCATCAGCGTCGCGTTTGTCGCTTCCTGGGTCACGAGCCTGGGCATCGGCAGTTTCGATCTGGACTTCTGGTGGGAACTGGCCCTGCTGGTCGCGATCATGCTCCTGGGCCACTGGATTGAAATGCGCGCCCTCGGATCCGCGCGGGGAGCCCTGGATGCCCTCGCGGCCCTGCTTCCCGACGAGGCCGAGCGCATCACCGGGGCAGGCACAGAAACCATCAGGGTCTCCGAGCTCAGCGCCGGCGACATTGTCCTGGTCCGTTCCGGGGCCAGAATGCCGGCTGACGGCACCGTCATCGACGGCCAGGCCGAGTTCGACGAATCCATGATCACCGGCGAATCCAAGACCGTGCCCCGCTCTCCCGGCGACCCCGTCGTCGCCGGGACCGTGGCCACGGATAACACCGTCCGCGTCCGCGTCACTGCCGTGGGCGATGACACCGCCCTGGCCGGAATCCGGCGCCTGGTCGCCGAAGCACAGGAATCGTCCTCCAAAGCCCAGGCCCTGGCGGACAGGGCCGCGGCATTCCTGTTCTACTTCGCCGCCGGCGCCGGTGTCATCACCTTCGTCGTTTGGACGCTGCTGGGCAGTGTCCCGGAGGCGGTCACCCGGACCGTCACTGTGCTGGTTATTGCCTGCCCGCACGCCCTGGGCCTGGCCATCCCGCTGGTGATTGCCATCTCCACCGAACAGGCCGCCCGGGTCGGCGTTCTGATCAAGAACCGGATGGCCCTCGAGCGCATGCGGACCGTCGACGTCGTGCTGTTCGACAAAACCGGAACACTGACCAAAGGCGAACCCGAACTCAAAGACACCGCCGGTGTGGACGGCGTAAGCCGGAACGAGGTGCTGGCCCTGGCCGCGGCCGTGGAAGCTGACAGCGAACACCCCGTGGCCCAGGCCATCGTCCGGGCAGCCCGCGAACAGGGACTGAAGATTCCGCCGGCCACGGGCTTCACCTCCCTGACCGGCCGCGGCGTCCGCGCCACCATTGATGGCAGGACCCTGGCGGTCGGTGGCCCGGCGCTCCTGCGGGAACTCGGAACCGCCGAACCCGCGGCCCTGGCAGAATCCACCCGGGCCTGGATGGACCGCGGGGCGGCCGTGCTGCACATCGTGGGCGGAAACCGGATCCTGGGCGCAGTCAGCCTGGAGGACGCCGTCCGCCCCGAATCACGCCAGGCCGTGGCCGCCCTGCAGAACCGTGGCATCAAGGTGGCCATGATCACCGGCGACGCCCAACAGGTTGCCCAGGCGGTGGCTGCCGAACTGAACATTGACGAGGTCTTCGCCGAAGTCCTCCCGGCGGACAAGGACAAAAAAGTAGCCGAGCTCCAAGCCCGCGGCCTGAAGGTGGCAATGGTGGGCGACGGAGTCAACGACTCCCCCGCACTGGCCCGGGCCGAAGTGGGCATCGCGATCGGCGCCGGCACCGACGTAGCCATGGAATCGGCCGGCGTGGTCCTGGCCGGCAACGACCCCCGGGCAGTCCTGTCGATGGTGGACCTGTCACGGGCCAGCTACCGGAAGATGTGGCAGAACCTGGTCTGGGCCACCGGTTACAACGTCATCTCCGTCCCCCTGGCCGCGGGCGTGCTGGCCTTCGCGGGTGTTGTGCTCTCCCCTGCCGCCGGCGCCGTCCTGATGTCCGTCTCCACCATCGTGGTGGCCCTGAACGCCCAGCTGCTGCGCCGGGTGAAACTGAACCCGGCCCGGGTTCGCTGA
- a CDS encoding DUF305 domain-containing protein: MNKKFLTLSATGVAAAIALAGCSTGSGGGAMPGMSHSGSSAPSSSATSSSAPAAAGDHNGADTAFAQTMIPHHAQAVEMSEMMLKKQGIPASVTALATKIKAAQGPEIETMTGWLTSWHESTQMSAGHSMTGMMGGEDLKKLDAAQGTEAARLFLNQMVAHHEGAVMMAKTENTNGKNADAVNLSKAIVTAQEAEIQEMRGLLAGP, from the coding sequence ATGAACAAGAAGTTTCTGACCCTTTCTGCCACCGGCGTCGCCGCGGCCATCGCCCTGGCCGGGTGCTCCACCGGATCCGGCGGCGGCGCCATGCCCGGCATGAGCCACAGCGGCTCCAGCGCACCATCCAGCAGCGCCACGTCCAGCAGCGCACCAGCCGCGGCCGGGGACCACAACGGCGCCGACACGGCGTTTGCCCAGACGATGATCCCGCACCACGCCCAGGCGGTGGAAATGAGCGAGATGATGCTCAAGAAGCAGGGCATCCCGGCTTCGGTAACGGCCCTGGCCACCAAGATCAAGGCAGCGCAGGGCCCGGAGATCGAGACGATGACCGGCTGGCTCACGAGCTGGCACGAATCAACGCAGATGTCAGCCGGCCACAGCATGACCGGCATGATGGGCGGGGAGGACCTGAAGAAGCTCGACGCCGCCCAGGGAACGGAAGCGGCCAGGCTCTTCCTGAACCAGATGGTGGCCCACCACGAAGGTGCGGTGATGATGGCCAAGACCGAAAACACGAACGGCAAGAACGCTGACGCAGTCAACCTCAGCAAGGCCATCGTGACCGCACAGGAAGCGGAAATCCAGGAAATGAGGGGCCTGTTGGCCGGCCCCTGA
- a CDS encoding exo-alpha-sialidase: MPFPSISRIRQAAVLSSCAGLVLALSACVPASVPADPSPSKSTSNALPNAHVHGLSVRGDTDQVLLATHDGLFDVTKRPATKIGATNDLMGFTAGQDRGIFYASGHPGKGSGLPNPLGLIRSSDGGKTWEQLSRQGESDFHALTTTKSGIVAFDGTLRTSPDGKTWKTVAADFAPAGLAGTPSSDTVLATTPGGLQRSTDGGATWTADASAPVIQFAAFASAGAAFGVEPDGAVHYSSDGGATWTRKGLINDEVQAIAATVDADGTPRIWAATADGIVVSTDDGATFQPTGTR; encoded by the coding sequence GTGCCCTTTCCATCCATTTCCCGCATACGGCAGGCGGCCGTCCTGTCTTCCTGCGCAGGCCTGGTTCTGGCTTTGTCGGCCTGCGTTCCGGCCTCCGTCCCCGCCGATCCGTCCCCGTCTAAGAGCACGAGCAATGCCCTTCCGAACGCCCACGTCCACGGTCTAAGCGTCAGAGGTGACACGGATCAGGTGCTCCTGGCCACTCACGACGGCTTGTTCGACGTCACGAAGCGGCCCGCCACCAAAATCGGTGCCACCAATGACCTGATGGGCTTTACTGCAGGCCAGGACCGGGGCATCTTCTACGCCTCCGGCCACCCCGGAAAAGGCTCCGGGCTTCCCAACCCCCTTGGTCTGATCAGATCCTCCGACGGCGGCAAAACCTGGGAACAGCTGTCCCGGCAGGGTGAATCAGACTTCCATGCCCTCACCACCACCAAGTCCGGGATCGTGGCGTTCGACGGCACACTGCGCACCAGCCCGGACGGCAAGACCTGGAAAACAGTGGCGGCGGACTTCGCCCCGGCCGGCCTGGCCGGAACCCCCAGCAGTGACACCGTGCTCGCCACCACCCCCGGCGGGTTGCAGCGTTCAACCGACGGCGGGGCAACCTGGACGGCTGACGCGTCCGCTCCTGTGATCCAGTTCGCTGCGTTCGCCAGCGCCGGTGCCGCGTTCGGTGTCGAACCCGACGGAGCCGTCCACTACTCCTCCGACGGCGGGGCGACCTGGACCCGGAAGGGCTTGATCAATGACGAAGTCCAGGCGATTGCGGCAACCGTGGATGCCGACGGAACCCCCCGGATCTGGGCCGCCACCGCTGACGGGATCGTCGTATCCACCGACGACGGCGCCACCTTCCAGCCCACCGGCACCCGGTGA
- a CDS encoding winged helix-turn-helix domain-containing protein codes for METLTHAPVLARFGYAVSDPTRARILLALAGAPSHPSSLADSLGVSRQSMSNHLACLRGCGLVVAVPDGRRTLYELADARLGHAIKDLLGVVLAVDPACCAPDGSCLA; via the coding sequence ATGGAAACCCTCACGCACGCCCCGGTGCTCGCTCGCTTCGGGTACGCAGTCTCGGACCCCACCCGGGCCAGGATCCTGTTGGCACTTGCAGGCGCTCCGTCACATCCTTCCTCCCTGGCTGACTCACTTGGCGTGTCCAGGCAGAGCATGTCCAATCATCTGGCGTGCCTGCGCGGCTGCGGGCTGGTGGTAGCGGTTCCGGACGGGCGGCGCACTCTCTATGAGCTTGCCGACGCCCGGCTGGGCCACGCGATCAAGGACCTTCTGGGTGTAGTGCTGGCTGTGGACCCGGCCTGCTGCGCACCGGACGGATCGTGCCTGGCATGA